A window from Podospora bellae-mahoneyi strain CBS 112042 chromosome 1 map unlocalized CBS112042p_1, whole genome shotgun sequence encodes these proteins:
- a CDS encoding uncharacterized protein (COG:E; EggNog:ENOG503Q3W5), translating into MNINYLVSSISRQTAKPREPHNLFEDTSKMDSRTSDASLKEQLKSRFVGKTLDQVPTPSVILDLAKLETNCNGMLEATEKLGLLWRAHIKTHKTTELTRLQVGNDKSTPVNIVVSTIIEAENILPLLKEYQSKGRKVNVLFSFPLFPSAASRLADLSAQLGPDSISLMIDHPDQLVSAATIAHTTGAYPPLVFIKIDGGYHRAGVQPSPSFATGESTQGDSSHPSEVLIDAVLEAEKQNKCVLHGVYIHAGHSYGTRTDWAALGYLAQEFQICLDFAEAIRKRSPGHKLVLSVGATPTATTIQHPSIISSGDNNNGDSSVQKLKEFITAQSKTENPFSLEVHAGVYSTLDLQQLATHARDSSLLKADDIAISVLAEIASLYPSRGKNSTTEALINAGCLALGREPVTDKGSIPGVDYSGWGFLMPWGGDLTSNPTPGPDFPRVHPGWQVGKVSQEHGILVWDGKPEDEIPLQYGQRVRIWPNHSCIAGACFDWYLIVDSRSKGRENEVVDVWPRWRGW; encoded by the exons ATGAACATTAACTACCTTGTATCCAGCATTTCCCGCCAAACAGCCAAACCTCGTGAGCCTCACAACCTATTCGAAGACACAAGCAAAATGGATTCACGCACGTCCGATGCCTCCCTCAAGGAGCAGCTCAAAAGCAGATTCGTGGGCAAGACACTCGACCAAGTCCCCACCCCATCAGTGATCCTCGATCTGGCCAAACTCGAGACGAACTGCAATGGAATGCTGGAAGCGACGGAGAAACTTGGTCTGCTCTGGCGGGCTCACATAAAGACGCACAAG ACAACAGAGCTCACCCGCCTCCAAGTCGGCAATGACAAGTCCACTCCTGTGAACATTGTCGTCTCAACCATCATCGAAGCAGAGAATATCCTCCCATTGCTGAAAGAATACCAGTCTAAGGGGAGAAAAGTCAACGtgctcttctcctttccccTCTTCCCTTCCGCGGCCTCTCGACTAGCCGATCTATCTGCGCAGTTAGGACCGGATTCCATCTCTCTTATGATTGACCACCCTGACCAACTCGTTTCTGCCGCAACTATTGCTCACACAACGGGTGCTTACCCCCCTCTGGTGTTCATCAAGATTGACGGTGGCTACCACCGAGCAGGCGTACAGCCCTCTCCCAGTTTCGCCACGGGGGAGTCAACCCAGGGGGACAGCAGCCACCCTTCCGAAGTCCTCATCGACGCCGTTCTCGAAGCggagaaacaaaacaagtgTGTCTTGCACGGGGTGTACATCCACGCAGGCCACAGCTACGGCACCAGGACTGACTGGGCTGCATTGGGCTATCTAGCCCAGGAATTCCAAATCTGTCTCGACTTTGCCGAAGCGATCAGAAAACGAAGCCCAGGGCATAAGCTAGTCCTTTCCGTTGGTGCGACACCTACCGCAACCACCATCCAGCACCCTAGCATCATCTCATCTggtgacaacaacaacggtgATAGTTCAGTTCAGAAACTAAAAGAATTCATCACCGCCCAGTCAAAAACAGAAAACCCATTCAGCCTTGAAGTCCACGCCGGGGTTTA TTCAACCCTCGACCTCCAACAGCTCGCCACCCACGCCCGggactcctccctcctcaaggctGACGACATCGCCATCAGTGTCCTAGCAGAAATAGCCTCCCTCTACCCCTCCCGCGGCaaaaactccaccaccgaagcCCTCATCAACGCAGGctgcctcgccctcggcaGAGAACCCGTCACCGACAAGGGCAGCATCCCCGGAGTGGATTACTCCGGCTGGGGCTTTCTTATGCCCTGGGGCGGTGACCTCACCTCTAACCCCACCCCAGGTCCTGACTTTCCCCGTGTTCACCCCGGTTGGCAAGTGGGCAAAGTCTCCCAGGAACATGGCATCTTGGTGTGGGATGGTAAACCCGAAGACGAGATCCCGCTGCAGTATGGACAGAGGGTGAGAATCTGGCCTAATCACAGCTGCATCGCGGGCGCGTGCTTTGATTGGTATTTGATCGTGGACAGTAGgagcaaggggagggagaacgaggtggtggatgtttGGCCtaggtggaggggatggtaG
- the ARP4 gene encoding Actin-related protein 4 (COG:Z; EggNog:ENOG503NUWX; BUSCO:EOG09262MOO) — protein sequence MAQQPLPSSVQPTDVYGGDEVSAIVLDPGYINTRAGFAGEEMPKQVLPSFYGHITSSNRDVFGDQAMYPRADFEIRNYMNRDSVVEDWDAATKIWEHALVNRLGIPRPTPPSKNGLNNKPKPAAEGEDVEMADEADLDETENYEKPMAENPLLMTEAAWNSPKQREKAIEICMENWACPAFWLSKTPVLAAFAAGKATALVLDVGGSNTSVTAIFDGMVLKRSVQRSPVGGVWLSSQIRSLFEASEPKVEVVPTFMVENKKPVEAGQPADARLKTFDFQISPSFRAYEEERVLKEFKESVVEVWRGPGRYLAPGNEDYAKNLPGRVFEMPDGSNQMWREQRFKVAEGMWDDNAAFPSATEEGKITKAQTVPGLIKAALDSIDVDVRPALLANVVVTGSTSLLPGFTDRLNHELTAMFPSVKVKLHAAGLSSERRFGAWIGGSILGSLGTFHQMWISRKEYEENGPGIVEKRCK from the exons ATGGCACAACAACCGCTCCCCTCGTCGGTACAACCGACGGACGTCTATGGCGGAG ACGAAGTCTCTGCCATCGTCCTTGACCCAGGCTACATCAACACCCGTGCCGGCTTTGCGGGCGAAGAAATGCCTAAGCAGGTTCTCCCCTCGTTCTACGGCCAtatcacctcctccaatcGCGATGTCTTCGGCGACCAGGCAATGTATCCCCGTGCTGACTTCGAAATCCGCAATTACATGAACCGCGATAGCGTCGTGGAGGACTGGGATGCCGCCACCAAGATCTGGGAGCATGCCCTTGTCAACCGCCTGGGCATCCCCCGCCCAACCCCGCCCAGCAAAAACGGCCTGAACAACAAGCCCAAACCAGCAGCTGAGGGCGAAGATGTGGAAATGGCCGACGAGGCTGATTTAGACGAGACGGAAAACTACGAAAAGCCCATGGCGGAGAATCCGCTGTTGATGACAGAGGCGGCATGGAACTCACCAAAGCAGAGGGAAAAGGCCATTGAGATTTGCATGGAGAATTGGGCGTGTCCTGCGTTTTGGCTGAGCAAGACCCCGGTGCTGGCTGCCTTTGCAGCGGGGAAGGCGACAGCCTTGGTGTTGGACGTGGGAGGGTCTAACACCAGTGTCACGGCGATTTTTGACGGCATGGTGCTGAAGCGGAGCGTCCAGCGGTCGCCTGTTGGCGGTGTATGGCTCAGCAGCCAGATCAGGTCACTCTTTGAGGCCAGCGAGCccaaggtggaggttgtgcCTACTTTTATGGTGGAAAACAAGAAGCCGGTGGAGGCTGGGCAACCTGCTGACGCCAGGCTGAAGACTTTTGATTTCCAGATTTCACCCTCCTTCAGGGCctatgaggaggagagagtCTTGAAAGAGTTCAAGGAGTCTGTGGTAGAGGTTTGGAGGGGCCCTGGGAGATACCTCGCGCCAGGAAACGAGGACTACGCCAAGAACCTGCCTGGCCGTGTGTTTGAGATGCCAGATGGCAGCAATCAGATGTGGCGCGAGCAACGCTTCAAGGTTGCCGAGGGCATGTGGGACGACAACGCTGCCTTCCCCAGCGCCACCGAGGAAGGAAAGATCACCAAGGCCCAGACTGTGCCCGGCTTGATCAAGGCAGCACTCGACTCCATCGACGTCGACGTTCGACCTGCCCTTTTGGCCAACGTTGTCGTTACCGGGAGCACAAGCTTGTTGCCAGGGTTCACCGACCGCCTGAACCACGAACTTACAGCCATGTTCCCCAGcgtcaaggtcaagcttCACGCCGCCGGCCTCAGCAGCGAGAGGCGGTTCGGGGCCTGGATAGGTGGCAGCATCCTCGGGAGTCTGGGCACATTCCACCAGATGTGGATCTCACGAAAGGAATACGAGGAGAACGGGCCTGGGATCGTGGAGAAGCGCTGCAAGTAG
- a CDS encoding uncharacterized protein (BUSCO:EOG09260BL6; COG:K; EggNog:ENOG503NWFE), giving the protein MAVDELDFANLNDEAWADVEARDEAAIKKINNAFEDGELNGIIGNVASGGAIDQADKADDAIDFEDMDLSDEDDLPEEEEATGPPLDVNDDEDDLFGDAGFRSSPEPADGLNDDNDADSNAPDADGMDIDEPAKSLEELRAMNFDFDHDPGLDETNQDPNIPAPAENLVEAVKQAYPGFKENAVLPWNELLRPKVATWISKKPLKPPKHLVPSKLSLDLEADQEKLFRIPGTAMYSVFQRIRDAEARGLWSLEEYEPLEQADIEVFSVDDGESGDEKIGGYTLRDIALVCDDWDSVVGLAELQSQNQVDSVTEDRHIKSEPDEDDEDDEWDRMFLDNQPASKKRRLEIPKGLPPIPTFTAPNFDNYEQAASKLGKRVILDMNDPFLLVDDVESSERAAKRRKTQHKTVRLANGRLGRELTQRFNFSSDQAYDALKENAQSKVRATLAPIPVEHSMPAQRLSWPYYKVKLTASDPHSYHRPQFHPRKDGQHLIRFSKPQPTKRKLMRAKKIPEAFRTSADLSMNDSSTAVLLEYCEEVPIVLSNFGMGQKIINYYRRSKGTDSNSKGEKRELGENCVLMPEDRSPFAMVGQVHPGETVPTLHNQMFRAPIFKHSPRKTDFLVGRSSTGKSGASWYIRNIDHLFVVGQILPSMEVPGPHSRRVTNIAKNRLKMVSYRLLRNSDNVTLSDITKHVAESNESQNRQKLKEFLDFRKEQRNWTLKEGDEMLPESEIRSLVRPEEVCLLDAMQVGAHELENGGYEVNDSMVNDENEAGDELPPDALANKMAPWRLTKAFIDASHGKAMIAVHGAGDPTGKGLGVSYLRTSMKGGFLEQLQGPNATSADAIERQRKANGGHMYNVKNQDTLYSEALKDIWNRQRESLQDAQEHDDDDVLAQEDEDDRFNTQSQAPSRPAVPDGVSQISQSHASAVGGGRKLKITRQIKDENGELKTVEEVVHDPVVINQYLKRRRQQAMEKIDFDNIKLTGDKETDTLILEKAAIELERLQKNKIRTAKRTKQKDLQQRMKEGGADGPDSPGLGGEKVPGTTRKCANCGQVGHIKTNKKLCPLLNGSRPREQNPDDAAGLASGDAPVAASFIL; this is encoded by the exons ATGGCGGTCGACGAACTCGACTTTGCCAATCTTAACGACGAGGCTTGGGCTGATGTCGAGGCCCGTGACGAagccgccatcaagaagatcaacAACGCTTTTGAGGACGGCGAACTCAATGGCATCATCGGCAATGTCGCATCAGGCGGCGCCATCGACCAGGCCGACAAAGCCGACGATGCTATCGACTTTGAAGACATGGATTTGAGCGACGAAGATGACCtgcccgaggaggaggaagcgacGGGCCCGCCCTTGGACGTTaatgacgatgaggacgaccTCTTTGGTGACGCCGGCTTCAGGTCCTCCCCGGAACCCGCTGACGGGCTAAACGACGATAACGACGCCGATTCCAATGCTCCTGATGCAGACGGTATGGATATTGACGAGCCTGCCAAGTCGCTGGAGGAACTGCGGGCCATGAACTTCGACTTTGATCATGACCCTGGCCTGGACGAAACCAACCAAGATCCCAACATTCCGGCCCCTGCCGAGAATCTCGTGGAAGCCGTCAAGCAAGCCTACCCGGGATTCAAGGAGAACGCTGTTCTGCCTTGGAATGAACTTTTACGCCCCAAAGTTGCCACCTGGATCTCCAAGAAACCTCTGAAGCCTCCCAAGCACCTCGTGCCGAGCAAACTGAGCTTGGATTTGGAGGCTGATCAGGAGAAGCTTTTCAGAATTCCCGGCACTGCCATGTATTCGGTATTTCAGAGGATCAGAGATGCCGAGGCGCGTGGTCTGTGGTCTCTAGAGGAGTATGAGCCCCTGGAGCAAGCCGATATTGAGGTGTTCAGCGTGGACGATGGGGAGTCTGGCGATGAGAAAATAGGTGGGTACACCCTGCGCGACATCGCCCTTGTGTGCGATGACTGGGACAGCGTCGTCGGGCTTGCCGAACTCCAAAGCCAAAACCAGGTCGACTCCGTCACTGAAGACAGGCACATTAAGTCTGAGCctgacgaagatgacgaagacgacgagtGGGATAGAATGTTTCTGGATAACCAGCCTGCCTCGAAGAAACGGCGGCTGGAGATACCAAAAGGCCTCCCGCCTATCCCAACCTTTACAGCACCGAACTTTGACAATTACGAACAAGCTGCCTCCAAGCTCGGGAAGCGCGTCATACTGGACATGAACGACCCGTTCCTTCTTGTGGATGATGTCGAGTCGTCAGAACGAGCCGCCAAGAGACGCAAGACCCAGCACAAGACGGTCCGCCTGGCAAATGGACGCCTTGGCCGCGAATTGACCCAACGATTCAACTTTTCTTCGGACCAGGCCTACGATGCCCTCAAGGAAAACGCTCAGAGCAAGGTTCGCGCGACGTTGGCGCCCATTCCCGTCGAGCACAGTATGCCTGCCCAGCGGCTGTCTTGGCCATATTACAAGGTCAAACTTACTGCCAGCGACCCGCACAGTTATCACCGGCCGCAATTCCATCCAAGGAAGGATGGTCAGCATCTCATCAGGTTTTCCAAGCCTCAGCCTACAAAGCGCAAGTTGATGAGGGCCAAGAAAATTCCAGAGGCCTTCAGGACATCTGCCGACCTCTCAATGAACGACAGCTCCACCGCTGTACTACTGGAGTACTGCGAGGAGGTTCCCATTGTACTTTCCAACTTCGGCATGGGTCAAAAGATCATCAACTACTACCGTCGCTCAAAGGGCACTGACTCCAACTCTaagggagagaagagggagctCGGCGAGAACTGTGTCTTGATGCCTGAGGACCGGTCTCCGTTTGCCATGGTTGGCCAGGTACATCCGGGCGAAACTGTGCCTACTCTTCACAACCAGATGTTCCGAGCCCCCATCTTCAAGCACAGCCCGAGAAAGACTGATTTTCTCGTCGGTCGCAGCTCCACCGGCAAATCAGGGGCGAGCTGGTACATTCGCAACATTGATCatctcttcgtcgtcggtcAGATTCTTCCCTCGATGGAAGTGCCAGGACCTCACTCCCGGCGTGTGACCAACATTGCCAAAAACCGCCTCAAGATGGTTTCATATCGCCTGCTCAGGAACAGCGACAATGTCACGCTCAGCGATATCACAAAGCACGTCGCCGAGTCCAACGAGTCACAGAACCGtcagaagctcaaggaaTTTTTAGACTTCCGCAAGGAGCAGCGCAACTGGACGCTCAAGGAAGGCGACGAAATGTTGCCGGAAAGCGAGATCCGGTCGCTTGTTAGGCCTGAAGAGGTCTGCCTGTTGGATGCCATGCAGGTGGGCGCACACGAACTCGAGAACGGCGGCTATGAAGTTAATGACAGCATGGTCAACGATGAGAATGAAGCCGGTGACGAGCTACCTCCGGATGCACTTGCTAATAAAATGGCGCCGTGGAGGCTCACCAAGGCTTTCATTGATGCGAGCCATGGCAAAGCCATGATCGCTGTTCACGGTGCGGGAGACCCGACGGGCAAAGGTCTCGGCGTCAGCTACCTCCGCACCTCGATGAAGGGTGGTTTCCTAGAGCAGCTTCAAGGTCCCAATGCTACATCCGCCGATGCCATAGAGCGACAACGGAAGGCTAACGGCGGGCACATGTACAACGTCAAGAACCAAGACACGCTGTACAGTGAAGCTCTCAAGGATATCTGGAACCGCCAGCGAGAAagtctgcaggatgcgcAGGAgcacgatgacgacgatgttTTGGCAcaggaagacgaggatgatcGCTTCAACACCCAGAGTCAGGCTCCTTCCCGCCCGGCCGTCCCCGATGGCGTCAGCCAGATCAGTCAGAGCCATGCCAGCgctgtgggtggtggcagaAAGCTGAAGATCACCCGGCAAATCAAGGATGAGAACGGCGAGCTTAAAACTGTTGAAGAGGTCGTTCACGACCCCGTGGTCATCAATCAATACCTGAAGAGGAGGCGCCAACAAGCCATGGAGAAGATCGA CTTTGACAATATCAAGCTTACCGGAGACAAGGAAACCGATACGCTCATTCTTGAAAA AGCTGCGATTGAGCTCGAGCGTCTACAGAAGAACAAGATCCGAACAGCCAAACGCACCAAGCAGAAGGATCTCCAGCAGCGCATGAAGGAAGGCGGCGCCGACGGCCCCGATTCACCCGGTCTCGGCGGAGAAAAGGTCCCGGGCACGACGAGGAAGTGCGCGAACTGCGGCCAGGTCGGCCATATCAAAACCAACAAGAA GCTCTGCCCGCTTCTCAATGGGTCTCGACCCCGCGAGCAGAACCCCGACGACGCTGCTGGACTTGCATCTGGCGACGCGCCTGTTGCGGCCAGTTTCATTCTTTGA